The Prochlorococcus sp. MIT 1300 genome has a window encoding:
- a CDS encoding lysophospholipid acyltransferase family protein, with translation MTNNRPNASIAYLIVSYLLVFPVFRLIFRGRISGLNQVPLDGPLVVVANHGSHLDPPILGHALGRPVAFMAKDELFRIPLLGAIIRACGAYPVKRGSSDREAIRVATNRLLEGWAIGVFLDGTRQSNGRVNNPMHGAALLSARSGAKLLPVAIANSHRALGSGRWLPRLVRIDCRIGLPISPPSSKRKADLELTTEELQSSINSLLDL, from the coding sequence TTGACGAATAATCGGCCAAATGCCAGCATTGCTTATTTAATAGTTAGTTATTTATTGGTTTTCCCTGTTTTTCGTCTGATATTCAGAGGACGTATCTCTGGCCTGAACCAGGTCCCATTAGATGGCCCATTAGTAGTAGTTGCTAATCATGGCTCTCATTTAGACCCTCCTATTTTGGGACATGCCTTAGGACGGCCAGTAGCATTTATGGCCAAGGATGAATTATTTAGGATTCCATTGCTTGGAGCAATTATCCGTGCTTGTGGTGCTTATCCAGTTAAAAGAGGTTCTAGTGATAGAGAAGCTATTCGTGTTGCGACTAATAGATTATTAGAAGGTTGGGCAATAGGTGTATTTTTGGATGGTACAAGACAATCCAATGGGAGGGTTAATAATCCTATGCATGGGGCGGCACTTCTCTCGGCGCGTTCAGGTGCCAAATTATTACCAGTTGCTATAGCTAATAGTCATCGCGCTTTAGGCTCTGGCAGATGGCTTCCTCGATTAGTTCGTATTGATTGTCGAATTGGCTTGCCTATCTCTCCTCCATCTTCAAAAAGAAAAGCTGATCTTGAATTAACCACTGAAGAGCTTCAGAGTAGTATTAATTCGCTTTTAGACCTTTAA
- a CDS encoding photosystem I assembly protein Ycf3, with protein sequence MPRSQNDNIIDKAFTVMAEMIVKVMPINAQEKKAYIYYRDGLAAQNDGDYSEALENYEESLKFEENAVDRGETLKNMAIIYMSNGKEDLALETYRKALEENPKQPSCLKNMGLIYEKRGRMAQQAGKFDESDSWFDQAAEVWTKAVRLYPGGYLDIENWLKTTGRSNVDVYF encoded by the coding sequence GTGCCCCGAAGTCAAAACGACAACATCATCGATAAGGCCTTCACTGTTATGGCAGAGATGATCGTAAAAGTCATGCCAATCAACGCTCAGGAAAAAAAAGCTTATATCTATTATCGAGATGGGCTCGCTGCTCAAAATGATGGCGATTACTCAGAGGCTCTTGAGAATTATGAGGAAAGCCTCAAGTTTGAAGAGAATGCTGTCGATAGAGGCGAAACATTGAAAAACATGGCAATTATTTATATGAGTAATGGGAAAGAAGATCTTGCACTTGAGACTTATAGAAAGGCTTTAGAGGAAAACCCTAAGCAACCTTCTTGCTTGAAAAATATGGGTTTAATTTATGAGAAAAGAGGACGTATGGCACAACAGGCAGGGAAGTTTGATGAATCAGATAGTTGGTTTGATCAAGCTGCTGAGGTTTGGACTAAAGCAGTAAGACTGTACCCAGGTGGATACCTTGATATAGAAAATTGGTTAAAAACAACCGGTAGAAGTAATGTAGATGTTTATTTTTAG
- the rpaB gene encoding response regulator transcription factor RpaB translates to MTATSASKETILVVDDEASIRRILETRLSMIGYQVVTACDGNEALASFQNCQPDLVVLDVMMPKLDGYAVCQELRKESDVPIVMLTALGDVADRITGLELGADDYVVKPFSPKELEARIRCVLRRVEKEHVAGIPNSGVIQVTNLRIDTNKRQVFRADERIRLTGMEFSLLELLVSRSGEPFSRGEILKEVWGYTPERHVDTRVVDVHISRLRSKLEDDPANPELILTARGTGYLFQRIVDSIGSEGL, encoded by the coding sequence ATGACGGCCACTAGTGCCTCCAAGGAAACAATCCTCGTAGTTGATGATGAGGCGAGCATCCGTAGGATTCTCGAAACTCGTCTTTCAATGATTGGTTATCAAGTAGTCACTGCTTGCGATGGGAATGAGGCTTTAGCGAGTTTTCAAAATTGCCAGCCTGATTTAGTGGTTTTGGATGTCATGATGCCAAAACTAGACGGATACGCGGTTTGCCAGGAGCTGCGAAAGGAGTCAGATGTCCCAATTGTGATGCTTACAGCTTTGGGAGATGTTGCAGATCGTATTACTGGCCTTGAGTTAGGTGCTGATGATTATGTAGTGAAGCCATTCAGTCCTAAGGAATTAGAAGCACGTATTCGATGTGTGCTTCGCAGGGTAGAGAAGGAACATGTAGCGGGAATCCCCAATTCAGGTGTAATTCAAGTCACAAATCTAAGAATTGATACAAATAAGCGCCAAGTTTTTCGAGCTGATGAACGAATACGGCTGACAGGGATGGAATTTAGTTTGCTCGAATTGTTGGTTAGTCGCTCAGGCGAGCCTTTTAGTAGAGGCGAAATCTTGAAGGAGGTTTGGGGATATACCCCTGAAAGGCATGTAGACACTAGGGTGGTTGATGTTCATATTTCTAGGCTTCGCTCCAAACTCGAAGACGATCCCGCTAACCCTGAGTTGATACTTACAGCTAGGGGAACCGGCTATTTATTTCAGCGCATAGTTGATTCCATTGGATCCGAAGGACTCTGA
- the plsX gene encoding phosphate acyltransferase PlsX, protein MDPKDSDSDTSKAFEPRNKANRSRAIRRLVIWYRRNAAVTTLVDTATSSASVAGNVAGTVVSSAGSVVTNAGTMAGSVLQPLVFDPLRRLQGNEVSNNFKSIDDRDRLWIAVDGMGGDNAPAAIIQGCLEAIQRLPVRIKLVGEKDKLLSAAEEIGVIEALKESQLAGHLEIVSSGPSVGMNEEATAVRKKRDSSINISMDLVKKGEALAVYSAGNSGAMMASAIFRLGRLSGIDRPAIGALFPTKDPAQPVLVLDVGANMDCKPSYLHQFALLGNIYSRDVLQVKEPRIGLINIGEESCKGNELVLSAYQLLNKEHSFKFAGNCEGRDVLSGEFDVVVCDGFTGNVLLKFLESVGGVLLDVLRAELPRGRRGKVGSAFLRSNLKRIKKRLDHAEHGGALLLGVKGICVIGHGSSKPLSVVSALRLAHSAASHGVMDDLLALEKPSAINV, encoded by the coding sequence TTGGATCCGAAGGACTCTGATTCTGATACTTCCAAGGCTTTTGAGCCTAGGAATAAAGCCAATCGTTCTAGAGCTATAAGACGATTGGTAATTTGGTATCGCCGTAATGCGGCGGTAACCACTCTTGTTGATACGGCTACATCTTCTGCTTCTGTAGCTGGCAATGTTGCAGGGACAGTGGTTTCTAGCGCTGGGTCTGTGGTGACAAACGCAGGCACAATGGCAGGAAGTGTGCTTCAACCATTGGTATTTGATCCACTCCGTCGTTTGCAGGGCAATGAGGTTTCTAATAATTTTAAGTCGATAGATGATCGAGATCGACTTTGGATAGCTGTTGATGGGATGGGAGGAGATAATGCGCCAGCAGCAATTATTCAGGGTTGTTTGGAAGCGATCCAGCGGCTTCCTGTGCGTATAAAGTTGGTTGGAGAAAAAGATAAGTTGCTTTCTGCTGCAGAAGAGATTGGAGTAATAGAAGCTTTGAAAGAATCACAATTAGCTGGGCATTTAGAAATAGTTTCCAGTGGCCCTTCTGTTGGCATGAATGAGGAAGCTACAGCTGTACGGAAAAAGCGAGATTCAAGTATCAATATTTCCATGGACCTTGTTAAGAAAGGAGAGGCTTTAGCTGTTTATTCGGCAGGAAATTCAGGGGCGATGATGGCCTCAGCAATTTTTCGTTTAGGTCGTCTTTCAGGTATTGATAGGCCTGCTATTGGGGCTCTTTTCCCTACGAAAGATCCAGCTCAACCTGTTTTAGTACTTGATGTAGGGGCAAATATGGATTGCAAACCAAGTTATCTTCATCAATTTGCTTTACTAGGAAATATTTACTCCAGGGATGTTCTTCAGGTTAAAGAACCACGTATTGGTCTTATTAATATTGGTGAAGAGTCTTGTAAGGGTAATGAATTGGTTTTAAGTGCATATCAATTACTTAATAAAGAACACAGCTTTAAATTTGCGGGTAACTGCGAAGGAAGAGATGTTTTGTCAGGGGAGTTTGATGTTGTTGTTTGTGATGGTTTTACTGGGAATGTCCTTCTTAAATTTCTTGAATCTGTTGGAGGTGTTTTATTGGATGTTCTTAGAGCAGAACTCCCACGAGGTAGGCGAGGGAAAGTGGGCTCAGCTTTTCTTAGAAGCAACTTAAAGCGTATTAAGAAGCGTTTAGACCATGCAGAGCATGGTGGCGCTCTTTTGCTGGGAGTTAAAGGTATTTGTGTCATTGGACATGGCAGCAGCAAGCCGTTGTCAGTTGTAAGTGCATTGCGCTTGGCACATTCAGCTGCGAGTCATGGTGTTATGGATGATTTACTTGCACTTGAGAAGCCTTCTGCAATCAATGTTTGA
- a CDS encoding beta-ketoacyl-ACP synthase III: MALVGSGSALPELSLTNDQLALRVETNDTWIRSRTGIGKRRVIAPGESLTGLSASAALSALEMAGWEPETVDLIILATSTPDDLFGSAPQVQARIGANRAVAFDLTAACSGFLFALVTAAQYLQSGTMHRALVIGADQLSSWVDWDDRRTCVLFGDGSGAVALEAGNSDDQGLIGFKLRSDGSRGNCLNLMKSSEHLPLVGGSSHQLGGFLPIQMNGQEVYKFAVREVPLLLEQLLRSHDISPDKLDWLLLHQANQRILDAVADRFKIPFSKVLSNLAEYGNTSAATIPLMLDEAVRDGRVQSGNLIASSGFGAGLSWGAALFKWQGPV; the protein is encoded by the coding sequence ATGGCTTTGGTTGGTTCTGGCAGTGCTTTGCCAGAGCTGAGCCTTACGAATGATCAGCTCGCCCTACGAGTTGAAACTAATGACACTTGGATACGTAGTCGAACTGGGATAGGTAAACGACGTGTCATTGCCCCTGGGGAGAGCTTGACGGGCTTATCTGCTTCTGCAGCCTTGTCCGCTCTAGAGATGGCCGGTTGGGAGCCAGAGACGGTCGATCTAATTATCCTTGCCACCTCTACTCCTGACGATTTGTTTGGATCAGCTCCTCAGGTTCAAGCTCGAATAGGGGCTAATAGAGCAGTGGCTTTTGATCTAACTGCTGCATGTAGTGGATTTCTTTTTGCTTTGGTAACAGCTGCCCAATATTTGCAGAGTGGGACGATGCATAGAGCTTTAGTGATTGGGGCTGATCAATTAAGTAGTTGGGTTGACTGGGATGATCGCCGTACTTGTGTCCTTTTTGGGGATGGTTCTGGAGCAGTTGCATTAGAAGCAGGGAATTCTGATGATCAGGGTTTGATTGGATTCAAATTGAGATCAGATGGTAGTCGAGGTAACTGTTTGAATTTAATGAAATCAAGTGAGCATCTCCCTTTGGTTGGTGGAAGCAGTCATCAGCTGGGTGGGTTTTTACCAATTCAAATGAATGGTCAAGAAGTTTATAAATTTGCAGTGAGAGAGGTGCCTCTTTTGCTGGAGCAATTGCTTAGGTCACATGATATTTCTCCAGATAAATTGGATTGGCTCCTGTTGCATCAAGCGAATCAGAGAATCTTGGATGCGGTTGCAGATCGATTCAAAATTCCTTTTTCAAAGGTCTTGAGTAACCTCGCGGAGTATGGGAATACTTCAGCAGCAACAATTCCTCTTATGCTTGACGAAGCAGTCAGGGATGGCCGTGTCCAATCCGGTAATTTAATAGCGAGTAGTGGTTTTGGGGCAGGACTGAGTTGGGGTGCTGCCTTATTTAAATGGCAAGGGCCCGTTTAG
- the fabD gene encoding ACP S-malonyltransferase: MSIAWVFPGQGSQKVGMAEGVINLPGAKDRFELARQLLGRDLRSICSGNSDLKDELSDLNNTRNTQPALFLVESLIVDDMKRQGRQASLVAGHSLGEFVALYAAEVFDAETALRLLACRSDQMATAGGGAMTAVLGFDRSELDHLVMSTEGVVIANDNSTGQVVLSGSPEGVNAVTKHLACKRAIPLKVSGAFHSPFMEDAAKVFNRELDDCKFDNAVIPVISNSEPTPTSDGTLLKERLKKQMTTGVRWRETMDAMIQEGITTMVEIGPGNVLSGLVKRSFKDVVTSQLGNATDLGH; this comes from the coding sequence ATGTCAATAGCATGGGTATTTCCTGGCCAAGGCTCTCAGAAGGTTGGTATGGCTGAAGGGGTAATTAACCTTCCTGGTGCAAAGGATAGATTTGAGCTTGCAAGACAACTTTTAGGTAGAGATTTGCGCTCTATTTGTTCGGGTAATAGTGATTTAAAGGATGAATTGTCTGATTTGAATAACACTAGAAATACACAACCTGCTTTGTTTCTGGTTGAGTCTTTAATTGTTGATGATATGAAAAGGCAGGGGCGTCAAGCATCCTTAGTTGCTGGCCATAGCCTTGGAGAATTTGTGGCTTTATATGCTGCAGAAGTTTTTGATGCAGAGACTGCTTTGAGATTGCTTGCCTGTAGATCAGATCAAATGGCTACTGCTGGTGGTGGAGCAATGACAGCAGTTTTGGGTTTTGATCGCTCGGAATTAGATCACTTGGTTATGTCCACAGAAGGAGTGGTTATTGCGAATGACAACAGCACTGGTCAAGTCGTTTTATCAGGCTCTCCTGAGGGTGTGAACGCAGTAACCAAGCATTTGGCTTGCAAAAGAGCTATCCCTTTAAAGGTCTCAGGTGCCTTCCATTCACCTTTCATGGAAGATGCGGCGAAAGTTTTTAATAGAGAGCTAGACGATTGTAAATTTGATAATGCGGTTATTCCAGTTATTAGTAATTCAGAGCCAACTCCCACTTCTGATGGAACGCTTCTCAAAGAACGCTTAAAAAAGCAAATGACAACGGGAGTGCGTTGGAGAGAAACTATGGATGCAATGATTCAAGAAGGAATTACTACTATGGTAGAGATTGGTCCAGGTAATGTTTTGAGCGGATTGGTAAAGAGATCATTCAAGGATGTTGTCACAAGTCAATTAGGAAATGCGACAGATTTGGGGCATTAA
- a CDS encoding Ycf34 family protein, with protein MCICVDCRWVDRCQTYHSVEEQHGVDHLTDHPDIRPQGPRIHISVIDLDEGQTGIEWDVRACDSFVQEKGRWQKLRPGMELPT; from the coding sequence ATGTGCATATGCGTTGACTGCCGCTGGGTGGACCGGTGCCAGACCTATCACTCAGTGGAAGAACAACATGGCGTAGATCATCTAACTGATCATCCTGATATAAGACCCCAAGGCCCCAGAATTCATATAAGCGTGATTGACCTTGATGAGGGGCAAACTGGAATTGAATGGGATGTACGAGCCTGCGATAGTTTTGTCCAAGAGAAAGGTCGCTGGCAGAAATTAAGACCTGGGATGGAACTACCAACATGA
- a CDS encoding YdcF family protein produces the protein MLLKRSSFFIIAGLSIWLIIRYPLRPYLQASRYLKSPELVFVLGGDIKRELAGIGLANTLNLPLIISGGSNPEYAHWMIKESGVPKKNVKLDYRAKDTLENFTSIVEDLHLKGINHALLVTSEDHLARALLMGNLIAGSRGIKLTPIAISCAPECKKESLPKKLFDLFRAVGWIITGQDPKDWAKQNFPKVTTFSEKIFRD, from the coding sequence ATGCTATTAAAACGCAGCTCTTTTTTTATTATAGCTGGATTATCCATTTGGCTAATAATTAGGTATCCACTTAGGCCCTATTTACAAGCATCAAGATATCTAAAGTCTCCTGAATTAGTTTTTGTCTTAGGAGGAGACATCAAAAGAGAGCTTGCCGGTATTGGCCTGGCAAATACATTAAATCTGCCACTTATAATTAGCGGAGGCAGTAATCCAGAGTATGCGCATTGGATGATAAAAGAATCAGGAGTACCTAAGAAAAACGTTAAACTCGATTATAGAGCAAAGGATACGCTCGAAAACTTTACTTCTATAGTCGAAGATTTACACCTAAAAGGGATTAATCATGCTCTCCTAGTTACCAGCGAAGATCACCTTGCAAGAGCACTTTTAATGGGCAATCTCATAGCAGGAAGTCGAGGGATTAAACTCACACCAATAGCAATATCCTGTGCACCTGAATGCAAAAAAGAAAGTTTACCAAAAAAACTTTTTGATCTATTTAGGGCTGTAGGCTGGATAATTACAGGGCAGGATCCGAAAGATTGGGCTAAACAAAATTTTCCCAAGGTTACAACTTTTAGTGAGAAAATATTTAGAGACTAA
- the tsaB gene encoding tRNA (adenosine(37)-N6)-threonylcarbamoyltransferase complex dimerization subunit type 1 TsaB yields MTAQRTNLSEEITSKFILALHSSHETFGISVLDLNEPIKSVRSSTFQIGRLLSNNLLTCVEDLLPAKSWTKLSRLAVATGPGSFTSTRLTVVMARTIAQQINCSLDGVSSFALMAPRLAKQLDSEQLQKPFWIAQKLKRRGIVAGLYHLKNSPKTIQQKFLEIKAPHLIHEELNIHPALSAQVDVRSDVEYLLKISLEAHRSKQDSPWHNVTPIYPTSPVGNV; encoded by the coding sequence ATGACAGCCCAGCGAACAAACTTGTCTGAAGAAATAACATCCAAATTCATACTTGCTTTGCACAGCTCTCATGAAACCTTTGGTATATCAGTCCTTGATTTAAATGAACCCATAAAAAGCGTTAGGAGTTCTACCTTCCAAATAGGTCGGTTACTTTCCAACAACCTCCTTACATGCGTTGAAGATCTTCTTCCAGCAAAATCATGGACAAAGTTATCTCGCCTTGCTGTAGCGACAGGACCTGGAAGCTTTACCAGTACCCGGTTAACCGTAGTCATGGCGAGAACAATTGCTCAACAAATAAATTGTTCACTTGATGGTGTGAGCAGCTTTGCCTTAATGGCACCTCGACTAGCAAAACAGCTTGATTCTGAACAACTTCAAAAGCCATTCTGGATAGCGCAAAAACTCAAAAGAAGAGGAATAGTGGCTGGCTTATATCACTTAAAAAATAGCCCTAAAACTATTCAGCAAAAATTTTTAGAAATAAAAGCCCCACATCTCATACACGAGGAACTTAATATTCATCCAGCTTTATCAGCCCAAGTAGACGTCAGAAGTGATGTCGAATACCTTTTAAAGATCTCATTAGAAGCGCATAGGTCTAAACAAGATTCCCCTTGGCATAACGTCACACCTATCTACCCGACTTCTCCAGTTGGCAATGTTTGA
- the radA gene encoding DNA repair protein RadA, whose product MAKPVSHYICQSCGAQTSQFFGRCPSCGDWNSLIEQINSSSKSLRKLQLGTSALPGKGSKHSVPMSSLDEKPINRLKSGYLELDRVLGGGFVPGSIVLVGGDPGIGKSTLLLQSATAMALHKSVLYVSAEESAQQVKLRWERLKGTNSDLQLLAETDLDVVLEELQCLKPDVAIIDSIQALNDDSLSSAPGSVAQVRECSSALQRLAKKQETALVLVGHVTKEGLLAGPKVLEHLVDAVLTFEGDRFATHRLLRAVKNRYGATHELGVFEMQGAGLTEIGNPSELFIHSESASGVATIVACEGTRSLLVDLQALVSPTCYPSPRRTATGLETNRLLQILAVLEKHLTLPMSRSDCYLAVAGGLEVEEPAADLGVAAAIISSYRDLTIPPGTVFIGEIGLGGQLRPVGQIVQRLNEAMRLGFSRAVIPKSSGIHEMGSAIKLEVLEAGSLNEAIVLALGVN is encoded by the coding sequence GTGGCTAAACCTGTCTCCCATTACATCTGCCAAAGCTGTGGAGCCCAAACCAGCCAATTTTTTGGCAGATGTCCAAGTTGTGGAGATTGGAATTCATTAATTGAACAAATCAATTCTTCTTCTAAAAGTCTTAGAAAACTGCAACTAGGGACGAGTGCTCTACCTGGTAAAGGCAGCAAGCACTCCGTACCTATGTCATCTCTCGATGAAAAACCAATTAATAGGCTCAAAAGTGGCTACTTAGAACTTGATCGGGTACTAGGAGGAGGATTTGTTCCAGGTTCAATTGTTCTAGTAGGAGGAGATCCTGGCATTGGGAAAAGCACACTGCTTTTGCAAAGTGCAACTGCAATGGCTCTTCACAAGTCAGTCCTTTATGTAAGTGCTGAAGAATCTGCTCAACAAGTCAAGCTCCGTTGGGAAAGACTCAAAGGGACAAATTCAGATCTTCAATTGCTCGCAGAAACAGACTTAGACGTCGTTTTAGAAGAACTTCAATGCCTTAAGCCTGATGTGGCAATCATCGATAGTATTCAAGCCCTTAATGATGATTCACTTTCAAGTGCACCAGGTTCAGTTGCCCAAGTTCGCGAATGTTCTAGCGCCCTGCAAAGATTGGCCAAAAAACAAGAAACAGCTTTAGTGCTTGTAGGTCATGTCACTAAAGAAGGCTTACTTGCAGGACCAAAAGTCCTTGAACATCTTGTAGATGCAGTGCTCACTTTTGAAGGAGACCGATTTGCCACCCACAGACTTCTAAGAGCAGTAAAAAATAGATATGGAGCTACTCACGAATTAGGCGTCTTTGAAATGCAAGGGGCTGGACTAACAGAAATAGGAAACCCCAGCGAACTTTTTATTCATTCTGAATCGGCTTCAGGTGTCGCGACAATAGTTGCATGTGAAGGGACACGATCACTTTTAGTAGACCTTCAGGCACTTGTTAGCCCCACTTGTTATCCAAGCCCTAGAAGAACAGCCACTGGCTTAGAAACAAACCGACTTCTTCAAATCCTCGCCGTTCTAGAAAAGCACTTAACATTGCCCATGTCCCGATCTGACTGTTACCTAGCCGTAGCAGGAGGTCTAGAAGTTGAGGAGCCAGCTGCAGACCTTGGAGTTGCGGCCGCAATTATCTCAAGCTATAGAGACTTGACTATTCCTCCAGGCACAGTATTTATTGGTGAGATTGGTCTTGGAGGACAATTAAGACCAGTAGGCCAAATAGTTCAGAGACTTAATGAAGCTATGAGACTGGGCTTCAGCAGAGCTGTAATTCCAAAATCGTCAGGAATTCATGAAATGGGTTCAGCAATAAAATTAGAAGTTTTAGAAGCTGGAAGTCTTAATGAAGCCATTGTTCTTGCATTGGGTGTGAACTAA
- a CDS encoding CCA tRNA nucleotidyltransferase: MPSPIAPQSILTANRIELSKIAWRRLKPDRWPFPFEKLPKGSVLVGGSVRDALLDRLPEKPDLDLVVPEHAAQWAQNFAKDVGGSYVLLDAARDIARIVLQGWTIDVAAQEGENLLDDLFRRDYRLNAVGLRFLQSLELVDPTGGIDDIYHKRICAISEKNLVADPLRLLRGFRLMAEMNFSLDPQTQKWVSANSKLLPQVAPERIRRELELLLSAPFADDVLPLVKEMHLFRSWDAGRSSQEFSLKDASLLSENERAAFIPLVRLANLLSNEGLKTLRFSTKISQRCGLLCKWRELNDGKAFESLSEEDRLQLHIDLEPDLPALILDLPDSEKENWLERWRDQKDPLFHPSSPLDGNTLQQTLGIAPGRELGKLMRYLRHERAFGRLNTRDEAIHLARKWCEHNWT, from the coding sequence ATGCCTAGTCCAATTGCTCCACAATCCATTCTGACTGCTAACCGGATTGAATTATCTAAGATTGCTTGGAGAAGGCTCAAGCCTGACAGATGGCCTTTCCCTTTCGAGAAGCTTCCCAAAGGGAGTGTTTTGGTGGGTGGTTCTGTTCGAGATGCTCTGTTAGACAGGCTTCCTGAAAAACCTGACCTTGATTTAGTTGTTCCTGAGCATGCTGCGCAATGGGCTCAAAACTTTGCAAAAGACGTAGGAGGCTCCTATGTCTTATTAGATGCAGCTAGGGATATAGCGAGAATTGTTTTACAAGGATGGACAATAGATGTAGCAGCTCAAGAAGGAGAAAATCTGCTTGATGACCTCTTTCGCCGAGATTATCGCCTTAATGCAGTAGGACTAAGGTTTCTCCAAAGTTTGGAATTAGTTGATCCAACAGGGGGAATTGACGATATTTACCACAAGCGTATTTGTGCAATTAGTGAGAAGAATCTTGTTGCAGACCCATTGAGGTTACTTCGGGGATTCCGCTTGATGGCTGAAATGAATTTTTCTTTAGACCCGCAAACTCAAAAGTGGGTATCTGCTAACTCCAAACTTTTACCTCAGGTAGCCCCAGAAAGAATCCGAAGGGAGCTTGAGTTGTTGCTGAGTGCCCCATTCGCTGATGATGTATTGCCTTTAGTTAAGGAAATGCACTTGTTTCGATCTTGGGATGCGGGTAGATCTTCTCAAGAATTTTCTTTAAAAGATGCAAGTTTGCTTAGTGAAAATGAACGAGCTGCATTCATACCATTAGTTCGCCTTGCCAATTTGTTAAGTAATGAGGGCTTGAAAACGCTTCGTTTCTCAACCAAGATTTCGCAACGTTGTGGTCTTCTTTGTAAATGGAGAGAGCTTAATGATGGCAAGGCATTTGAGAGCCTTTCCGAAGAGGATCGTCTCCAATTGCACATTGATTTAGAACCAGATTTGCCGGCGTTGATTTTGGACCTTCCTGACTCTGAAAAGGAGAATTGGCTTGAGCGATGGAGAGACCAAAAAGATCCTCTTTTCCACCCCTCTTCACCTCTTGATGGCAATACATTGCAGCAGACCCTTGGGATCGCCCCTGGTAGAGAGTTAGGTAAGCTCATGCGGTATCTTCGCCATGAACGAGCATTTGGTAGGTTGAATACCAGAGATGAAGCTATACATCTTGCTCGCAAGTGGTGTGAACATAATTGGACCTAA
- a CDS encoding RNA-binding protein, with the protein MSVRLYIGNLPQTFESKELEALLRSVGDGIRFKAVFDRETGGCRGFGFANVENEKLAEALIEKLNGTEFNGNKLRVERSERRDSSSGGSRRGGGSNGSNSQGSARKETKKFVHSDAPSKAAPDPRWAGELSKLKDLLANQKTAV; encoded by the coding sequence ATGAGCGTTCGTCTTTACATCGGCAACTTGCCGCAGACTTTCGAGAGCAAAGAGCTTGAAGCTCTTTTGAGAAGTGTTGGGGATGGAATCAGATTTAAAGCCGTTTTTGATAGAGAAACGGGAGGCTGTAGAGGTTTTGGATTTGCCAATGTCGAAAATGAGAAATTGGCTGAAGCTCTAATAGAAAAGCTCAATGGGACAGAGTTCAATGGAAATAAATTGAGAGTAGAGCGTTCTGAAAGACGTGACTCTTCTTCAGGAGGCTCTAGGAGAGGAGGCGGTTCTAATGGATCTAATTCCCAGGGCAGCGCTAGAAAGGAAACTAAGAAATTTGTGCATAGTGATGCACCTTCTAAAGCGGCGCCAGATCCCCGTTGGGCAGGTGAATTGTCTAAGTTGAAGGACCTACTCGCAAATCAAAAGACTGCGGTTTGA